In Rhodothermus sp., a single genomic region encodes these proteins:
- a CDS encoding sensor histidine kinase: MLQGELIFVVALLYIGLLFAIAMYGDRQAERGRSVISSPYIYALSLAVYCTAWTFYGSVGRAASSGVGYLPIYLGPTLAAVLWWMVLRKMIRISKVYRITSIADFIASRYGKSSGLAALVTIIAVTGGVPYIALQLKAISISFQVLSGQPLQGATEHLLDDTALYVTLALALFSILFGTRHLDATERHEGLVAAIAFESLVKLPAFIAVGLFVTFGLYNGPSDLFGQALSRPEFRRLLTMEEALGPGAYGQWFWMTLLAMLAILFLPRQFQVAVVENVDERHLRKAIWLFPLYLWLINLFVLPIALAGLMAFPGGQVDADTFVLALPLAHGQELLALLAFIGGFSAATSMVIVATVALSTMISNDLIMPILLRIRWLRLAQRGRLTGLLLGIRRGGIVLVLVLSYLYFHAIAHAYALVSIGLISFAAVAQFAPALLGGMYWRRGTRAGALCGLLAGFLIWGYTLPLPSLVDAGLLPVSFIEEGPGGLRWLRPYQLFGLEGFDPVSHALFWSLLFNAGLYVGVSLFTQQRVEELLQARAFVDVFRRSERPGEATWRGTAYVSDLQQLLRRFLGKQQADEALRSVLAQGANTVTATAQVVQHAERLLAGAIGSASARVLIASVVKEEPLSLREVMDILDETQQVIAYSHELERKSAELERATRELQAANERLKELDRLKDEFISTITHELRTPLTSIRAFSEIMHANPGLPETQRQEFLGIIIKEAERLTRLINQVLTLQKLESGTVELNLEPVRMQEVIEEAVEAIQPHVQFNDIALTVSVPETPCYVLGDRDQLVQVLLNLLSNAVKFCHPEDGRIGIRLTLEPDRIRVDVEDNGPGIAPEDQATIFDKFRQVHTSTGKRPPGTGLGLAIAQRIVQHHHGRIWVESEPGAGATFSFALPRLPESDSAPRHTRDTSKMDI; this comes from the coding sequence ATGCTCCAGGGAGAGCTCATCTTCGTCGTGGCGCTGCTGTATATCGGACTGCTGTTCGCCATTGCGATGTACGGCGATCGGCAGGCCGAGCGGGGACGTAGTGTCATCAGTAGCCCGTACATTTACGCCCTTTCGCTGGCCGTCTATTGTACGGCATGGACCTTTTACGGGAGCGTAGGCCGTGCAGCCAGCAGTGGCGTGGGCTATCTACCGATCTACCTGGGACCTACCCTGGCAGCTGTGCTCTGGTGGATGGTGCTGCGAAAAATGATTCGCATCAGCAAGGTTTATCGTATCACCTCAATTGCGGACTTTATCGCTTCGCGCTATGGCAAAAGCAGTGGGCTGGCTGCCCTGGTGACCATCATCGCCGTAACAGGCGGTGTGCCTTATATTGCCCTGCAGCTCAAAGCCATCTCGATCAGTTTCCAGGTGCTGAGCGGACAGCCGCTGCAGGGCGCGACAGAGCATTTGTTGGACGATACGGCCCTGTACGTAACCCTGGCGCTGGCGCTATTTTCCATCCTGTTCGGAACGCGGCATCTGGATGCCACCGAGCGTCATGAAGGGCTTGTGGCTGCCATCGCTTTTGAATCGCTGGTCAAGTTGCCGGCCTTCATAGCGGTTGGATTGTTCGTCACCTTTGGTCTGTACAACGGGCCATCGGATCTGTTCGGACAAGCGTTGAGCCGGCCGGAGTTCCGGCGGTTGCTCACCATGGAAGAGGCTTTAGGGCCGGGTGCGTATGGTCAGTGGTTCTGGATGACGTTGCTGGCCATGCTGGCCATTCTGTTTCTGCCCCGTCAGTTTCAGGTCGCCGTGGTGGAAAATGTGGATGAGCGTCACCTGCGTAAGGCCATCTGGTTATTTCCATTGTATTTATGGTTAATCAATCTGTTTGTGCTTCCTATTGCACTGGCCGGCCTCATGGCTTTTCCGGGGGGGCAGGTCGACGCCGATACGTTTGTGCTGGCACTACCGCTGGCGCACGGGCAGGAGCTTCTGGCCTTGCTGGCTTTTATCGGAGGATTCTCGGCGGCTACCAGCATGGTGATCGTGGCCACCGTGGCACTCAGCACCATGATCAGCAACGACCTGATCATGCCGATTCTGTTGCGCATTCGGTGGCTGCGGCTGGCACAGCGCGGGCGACTTACAGGGTTGCTGCTGGGTATCCGCCGTGGAGGAATCGTGCTGGTGCTGGTGCTGAGCTACCTTTACTTTCATGCCATTGCCCACGCCTATGCGCTGGTATCGATCGGGTTGATTTCATTTGCTGCGGTGGCCCAGTTTGCGCCGGCTTTGCTGGGGGGCATGTACTGGCGGCGAGGAACGCGGGCGGGCGCGCTCTGTGGCCTGCTGGCCGGTTTTCTGATCTGGGGCTATACGCTACCGCTTCCATCGCTGGTCGATGCCGGGTTGCTGCCGGTTTCTTTTATTGAAGAAGGGCCTGGGGGACTGCGCTGGTTACGCCCCTATCAGTTATTCGGACTGGAAGGATTCGATCCGGTTTCGCATGCGCTGTTCTGGAGCCTGCTCTTTAATGCCGGATTGTACGTAGGCGTGTCCCTGTTTACGCAGCAGCGCGTAGAAGAGCTGTTGCAGGCCCGGGCCTTTGTGGATGTGTTTCGGCGTTCAGAGCGGCCGGGTGAGGCCACCTGGCGCGGAACCGCCTATGTGTCCGATCTGCAGCAGTTACTGCGGCGGTTTCTGGGCAAGCAGCAGGCGGATGAAGCACTGCGATCGGTGCTGGCCCAGGGAGCCAATACTGTCACGGCGACCGCTCAAGTCGTGCAACATGCTGAGCGGTTACTGGCCGGTGCCATTGGCTCGGCATCAGCCCGAGTGCTGATTGCTTCGGTGGTCAAGGAAGAACCCCTGAGCCTGCGTGAGGTCATGGATATCCTGGACGAAACCCAGCAGGTTATTGCCTACAGCCATGAGCTGGAACGCAAGTCGGCCGAGCTGGAGCGGGCTACGCGCGAGCTACAGGCGGCCAACGAGCGCCTGAAAGAACTGGACCGGCTCAAGGATGAGTTCATTTCAACGATCACGCATGAATTGCGTACGCCGCTTACGTCGATTCGGGCTTTCAGCGAAATCATGCATGCCAATCCGGGGCTCCCCGAGACGCAGCGACAGGAATTTCTGGGCATCATCATCAAGGAAGCCGAGCGGCTGACCCGGCTAATCAACCAGGTGCTGACATTGCAGAAGCTGGAGTCAGGCACTGTTGAATTGAACCTGGAGCCCGTGCGCATGCAGGAGGTGATCGAAGAAGCCGTCGAGGCCATTCAACCACATGTGCAGTTCAACGACATTGCATTGACGGTCTCCGTTCCGGAAACCCCCTGCTATGTACTGGGCGATCGAGATCAGCTAGTACAGGTACTGCTGAACCTGCTGTCGAATGCCGTTAAATTTTGCCATCCGGAAGACGGTCGTATCGGGATTCGACTGACGCTTGAACCCGATCGGATACGGGTGGATGTGGAAGACAACGGACCGGGTATTGCTCCGGAGGATCAAGCGACCATTTTTGATAAATTCCGGCAGGTGCATACCAGTACCGGCAAGCGGCCACCGGGCACGGGACTGGGGCTGGCCATTGCGCAGCGCATTGTGCAGCATCACCATGGCCGGATCTGGGTCGAAAGCGAACCCGGTGCTGGCGCGACGTTTTCGTTTGCCCTACCGCGTTTGCCAGAGTCTGACAGTGCCCCCAGACACACGCGCGATACTTCCAAAATGGATATCTGA
- a CDS encoding metalloregulator ArsR/SmtB family transcription factor, producing the protein MTTRVRAVEPAPLVPETLLESAARRLRVLGDPVRLRLLNLLRTRGELSVQEMVDALGIRQPNVSKHLGQLAREGLVERRREGVHVRYRLADPSLAGLFLLLCRSLETGTDGSLKQR; encoded by the coding sequence ATGACAACCCGGGTTCGTGCCGTGGAACCGGCTCCGCTGGTACCTGAGACCTTGCTGGAATCGGCAGCGCGTCGGCTACGGGTGCTGGGCGATCCGGTGCGGCTGCGTTTGCTGAACCTGTTGCGCACCCGAGGCGAGCTGAGCGTGCAGGAAATGGTCGATGCGCTGGGCATCCGACAACCTAACGTGAGCAAGCATCTGGGGCAGCTGGCCCGTGAAGGACTTGTGGAACGCCGTCGCGAAGGTGTACATGTGCGCTATCGCCTGGCGGATCCTTCGCTGGCGGGCCTGTTTTTGCTGTTGTGTCGGAGTTTAGAAACCGGAACAGATGGATCGTTGAAGCAACGATGA
- a CDS encoding exonuclease domain-containing protein: MPLSGRFWKTYAVLALLGLSLLAMPNLIWWLSASPSERAWLLARYPFLLVLVVLVLGGIYALWYHIYQIHIRPIEQLTDALHQVLAGHPLPPLPRATTQALRKLQEAITAVVPPQRFQHTAASVGPLHRERNLLATLLGELPEAVLVCRTSGQILLYNEAARRLLESPDHPGTIGLGRSIFHSLDRELIVFALDELAYQLRHQQSHPEVHFATVLPSGRLVRVRTTLIREENDPLEGFILILTPLEPAPPTFENVRSVDLLQALRARLAQDGVSLQLEKTSGALWVQARLPTVFEMLYRLAYQLHRATACLHLQARTARADGRVHLWLQPYDKHPAVSDHLASYIHEASLQRLLRDHQASLQLEADTLHLSFPASSPHTGAARALLSGPFVRKRPIYADLTLLETLATTTPLDDRPLDHLIYTVFDTETTGLHPERGDELIAIGAVRIVGGRIRPEETFDQLINPHRPLSLDSVRVHGIQPILLQDKPSIEVVLPRFHRFVEHTVLVGHNVAFDLQFIRQKEKALGLRFDQPVLDTMLLAAVVDPERSHYGLDELAAAFGIELIGRHSALGDALITAELFLRLLPLLKRRGIHTLRQAREAAQQTRLAHMHYGRIS; this comes from the coding sequence ATGCCACTTTCTGGCCGCTTCTGGAAAACGTATGCCGTGTTGGCCTTGCTGGGGCTGTCGCTGCTGGCTATGCCTAACCTGATCTGGTGGCTGAGTGCTTCCCCGTCGGAGCGCGCCTGGTTACTTGCCCGCTATCCGTTTCTACTGGTCCTGGTCGTGCTGGTGCTGGGCGGCATCTACGCCCTCTGGTACCACATCTACCAGATCCATATACGTCCAATAGAACAGCTTACCGACGCGCTCCACCAGGTGCTGGCCGGTCATCCGCTACCTCCCCTGCCCCGAGCTACCACCCAGGCACTACGCAAACTGCAAGAAGCCATTACAGCAGTGGTACCCCCTCAGCGTTTTCAGCATACTGCCGCGTCGGTCGGTCCCCTGCATCGCGAGCGCAACCTGTTGGCCACCCTGCTGGGTGAACTGCCCGAAGCCGTACTGGTATGCCGGACATCCGGCCAGATCCTTCTATATAACGAGGCAGCCCGCCGTCTGTTGGAGTCCCCGGATCATCCGGGCACCATCGGACTGGGACGCTCCATCTTTCACAGTCTGGACCGTGAGCTGATCGTTTTTGCCCTGGATGAACTGGCCTACCAGCTACGTCATCAGCAATCCCACCCGGAAGTCCACTTCGCCACCGTCCTGCCCTCAGGACGCTTGGTCCGTGTGCGCACCACCCTGATTCGGGAAGAAAACGATCCTTTAGAAGGATTTATTTTGATCCTGACTCCCCTGGAACCGGCACCCCCTACCTTTGAAAACGTTCGGAGTGTCGATCTACTTCAGGCATTGCGGGCGCGTCTGGCACAAGATGGAGTCTCGCTTCAACTTGAGAAAACGAGCGGCGCGCTCTGGGTTCAAGCACGTCTGCCGACCGTTTTCGAGATGCTCTACCGCCTGGCCTATCAGCTACACCGAGCAACGGCCTGTCTTCATCTGCAGGCCCGCACTGCCCGGGCAGACGGACGCGTACATCTGTGGCTTCAGCCATACGACAAACACCCGGCGGTTTCCGACCATCTGGCTTCGTACATACACGAAGCTTCTCTCCAGCGACTCCTTCGAGACCACCAGGCTAGCCTGCAGCTGGAGGCCGACACGCTGCATCTATCGTTCCCGGCCTCGTCTCCTCACACAGGGGCCGCCCGTGCGCTCCTATCCGGCCCATTTGTCCGCAAACGCCCGATTTATGCCGACCTCACCCTGCTTGAAACACTCGCAACGACCACACCACTCGACGACCGCCCACTGGACCACCTGATCTATACGGTTTTCGACACCGAAACAACCGGCCTGCATCCCGAGCGGGGTGACGAGCTCATTGCGATCGGCGCCGTGCGCATTGTGGGTGGCCGCATCCGTCCCGAAGAAACCTTCGACCAGTTAATCAACCCGCACCGTCCCCTCTCACTCGATTCGGTGCGTGTACATGGCATCCAACCCATCCTGTTACAGGATAAGCCGAGTATTGAAGTCGTACTGCCCCGCTTTCACCGCTTTGTGGAGCATACGGTCCTGGTCGGACACAACGTGGCTTTCGATCTGCAGTTCATCCGTCAGAAAGAAAAAGCACTGGGCTTACGATTTGACCAGCCTGTGCTCGACACCATGCTCCTGGCGGCGGTTGTCGATCCGGAACGCTCGCACTATGGACTGGACGAGCTGGCGGCAGCCTTCGGGATTGAGCTCATCGGACGGCATTCCGCACTGGGAGATGCGCTCATTACGGCAGAACTGTTTCTGCGTCTATTGCCGCTACTAAAGCGGCGCGGGATTCACACCTTGCGTCAGGCCCGCGAGGCTGCCCAGCAGACCCGTCTGGCTCACATGCATTATGGACGTATCTCTTGA
- a CDS encoding ParA family protein, with the protein MIVLTVCNHKGGTGKTTTAIHIAAALGLSGHRVLVIDLDPQGFLTRVMGVPEPPEEASVLVLFNPSVSLREVRYQSVGGFDLLPSSTAMTRVMRQLHRPTDVLWAKEALEQSRLDYDVVIFDTAAAITVYSLNALVASQHVLVPVTPEYQPVLGAEQTAQTVQLVRAKLNPTLFPPLFLFTQVDARKRAHQLYRRYLRRRYGDRVLDTVIRTSSALARSFEDGSTVFTRDPHTRGARDYANATDELMQRIRQDQKTGVAQTPWRAPAPSLQEIRP; encoded by the coding sequence ATGATCGTTCTGACCGTCTGCAATCACAAGGGAGGTACCGGTAAAACCACGACGGCGATTCACATCGCGGCTGCGCTGGGCCTGAGTGGTCATCGGGTCCTGGTGATCGATCTGGATCCCCAGGGATTTCTGACGCGGGTCATGGGCGTCCCCGAACCCCCTGAAGAGGCCTCGGTACTGGTGCTGTTTAACCCGTCGGTTTCCCTGCGGGAAGTACGCTACCAGTCGGTAGGGGGATTCGACCTGTTACCTTCGTCAACGGCCATGACCCGCGTGATGCGTCAGCTTCACCGTCCTACAGACGTACTCTGGGCGAAAGAAGCGCTGGAGCAGAGTAGGCTGGACTACGACGTGGTCATTTTCGATACCGCAGCGGCCATCACCGTCTACAGCCTGAATGCGCTGGTAGCCAGCCAGCACGTGCTGGTGCCGGTAACTCCTGAATATCAGCCGGTGCTTGGGGCTGAGCAGACGGCCCAGACGGTACAGCTGGTACGCGCAAAGTTGAATCCCACCCTGTTTCCGCCACTGTTTCTTTTCACGCAGGTCGATGCGCGTAAGCGTGCCCATCAACTTTATCGGCGCTATTTGCGTCGCCGCTACGGTGATCGGGTGCTGGATACTGTTATTCGCACCAGTTCCGCACTGGCGCGTTCATTCGAGGACGGCTCCACCGTGTTTACGCGTGATCCCCATACGCGTGGAGCCCGGGACTATGCTAATGCTACGGACGAACTGATGCAACGCATTCGCCAGGATCAGAAAACAGGCGTAGCACAAACGCCCTGGCGCGCGCCAGCACCTTCGCTTCAAGAGATACGTCCATAA
- the lnt gene encoding apolipoprotein N-acyltransferase encodes MQIRLSGRFCQILRHRCWGLAVFSGLLLGLSFPPAPLPGLALGALVPLFFALAHTSTPLQALGTGLTTTLIWIGITLYWTLYHAIAAAAFASAVGLLCLAMLMALPAIVATSVHSRRGATVALVAFVLSWMALEAFLTYGPLPFPWLQLGYTSLPLEYLQGFIATLGVPGLSLWILGSNALLYGLLRRTRWLSILTLVGWLLLPRIFAAPTESSPPPAVPVLVVQHGVPAATWDRMPGPVRLAHLLHLTESALDTASMRPLVVLWPETALPDTTALTPLRAWVTRTYLPLLTGAIMPADKPRPTRFAYTNSALLLQPGHSVARYDKQRLVPFAEQVPLAETFPVLQVLAVPSGGVSGYQAGNAPARFQIGPLRAGVLICFESFFGNLARRSTEEGANLLVVLTQNGWWGRRPVYLQHIQAARLRAMETGRAVVQVSADGMTALVLPSGRIVWQLPLQQVAAGLTMVPLYTQITPFVRSGDRLTPAVLFCLLLLLGWTFRKR; translated from the coding sequence ATGCAAATTAGGCTGTCGGGGCGGTTCTGTCAAATACTGCGCCATCGCTGCTGGGGGCTGGCCGTCTTCAGTGGCCTCTTGCTGGGTTTGAGCTTTCCGCCCGCGCCGCTTCCGGGACTGGCGCTGGGAGCCCTGGTGCCCCTTTTTTTTGCCCTGGCGCATACAAGCACGCCGTTGCAGGCCCTGGGGACAGGGCTGACCACCACATTGATCTGGATCGGGATAACGCTGTACTGGACTCTGTACCATGCCATTGCTGCGGCAGCTTTTGCTTCGGCTGTCGGCCTTTTGTGCCTGGCCATGCTCATGGCACTTCCGGCAATCGTGGCAACGTCCGTGCACAGTCGTCGAGGGGCAACAGTTGCCCTGGTTGCTTTCGTGCTGAGCTGGATGGCTCTCGAAGCGTTTCTCACCTACGGTCCCCTACCGTTTCCCTGGCTACAGCTTGGCTATACATCCCTGCCTCTGGAGTACCTGCAGGGTTTCATTGCCACGCTGGGCGTGCCGGGTCTTTCGCTATGGATCCTGGGAAGCAATGCCCTGCTCTACGGTCTGCTACGCCGAACTCGCTGGCTGTCCATCCTCACACTGGTCGGCTGGCTGCTCCTCCCACGGATTTTTGCTGCGCCAACGGAGTCCTCCCCTCCTCCGGCTGTGCCTGTACTGGTCGTGCAGCACGGCGTACCTGCTGCCACATGGGACCGGATGCCTGGCCCGGTGCGTCTGGCCCATCTGCTGCACCTGACTGAATCGGCACTGGATACCGCCAGCATGCGTCCTCTGGTGGTGCTCTGGCCAGAAACAGCTCTACCGGATACCACCGCGCTGACACCGCTTCGTGCCTGGGTGACACGCACCTACCTGCCGCTATTGACCGGAGCCATTATGCCTGCCGACAAGCCTCGTCCCACTCGCTTTGCCTATACGAACAGCGCCCTGCTACTGCAGCCCGGTCATTCTGTGGCCCGTTACGACAAGCAACGCCTGGTGCCATTTGCCGAGCAGGTACCCCTGGCTGAAACCTTCCCGGTGCTCCAGGTACTGGCCGTGCCGTCTGGCGGTGTATCCGGCTATCAGGCCGGCAACGCACCCGCACGTTTCCAGATCGGCCCTCTTCGTGCAGGTGTGCTTATCTGCTTTGAGAGTTTTTTTGGGAACCTGGCTCGCCGCTCGACCGAAGAAGGGGCGAATCTGCTGGTGGTCCTGACACAGAACGGCTGGTGGGGACGGCGTCCTGTTTATTTGCAGCACATACAGGCGGCACGCCTGCGCGCTATGGAAACGGGCCGTGCTGTCGTGCAGGTAAGTGCCGACGGGATGACAGCCCTGGTGCTTCCTTCGGGACGCATTGTCTGGCAGTTGCCGCTGCAGCAGGTGGCCGCCGGCCTGACGATGGTTCCCCTGTATACACAGATTACCCCCTTTGTACGGAGTGGTGACCGTCTGACCCCTGCCGTTCTGTTCTGTCTGTTGCTATTACTGGGTTGGACTTTTCGAAAAAGATGA
- a CDS encoding Maf family protein, with amino-acid sequence MKLRVPLILASRSPRRRKLLQQLGLDFEVYPSDLDETATNHRVPEQLVEQLALEKARLIAARFPEALTLGADTIVVLDGEVLNKPADEAEARAMLRRLSGRTHTVYTGVALIHPASQREMVDYEATRVTFAPLTDAEINAYVATGAPLDKAGAYGIQDDYGAVFIRRIEGDYYNVVGLPLHRLYCMLRNYFTDLLEA; translated from the coding sequence ATGAAGCTACGCGTTCCGCTGATCCTGGCCTCGCGTTCTCCCCGACGCCGGAAGCTATTGCAACAGCTCGGGCTGGATTTTGAAGTGTACCCGAGCGACCTTGATGAAACGGCGACGAACCATCGAGTACCGGAGCAGTTGGTCGAACAGCTGGCCCTGGAGAAAGCACGCCTGATAGCTGCTCGCTTTCCCGAGGCCCTCACGCTGGGAGCCGACACCATTGTGGTGCTTGACGGCGAAGTGCTCAACAAACCTGCCGATGAAGCCGAAGCACGGGCTATGCTGCGCCGCCTAAGCGGCCGTACCCATACCGTCTATACCGGCGTAGCGCTCATACACCCGGCCAGTCAGCGTGAAATGGTCGACTACGAAGCTACCCGGGTAACGTTCGCACCGCTGACCGACGCCGAGATCAATGCGTACGTGGCTACCGGAGCTCCCCTCGACAAAGCCGGCGCCTATGGCATTCAGGACGACTACGGCGCCGTCTTTATCCGCCGTATTGAAGGCGACTACTACAACGTGGTAGGCCTGCCATTGCATCGACTCTACTGTATGCTCCGTAACTACTTTACCGACCTGCTCGAAGCCTGA
- a CDS encoding type 1 glutamine amidotransferase, which produces MPATVRVLLIQARRLPEIERQEQQCFLEGGRLRPEQLHCVNVTRDRLHTTLLNKVDAVLIGGASEFSAVERYPWTDKLQDFLQEAAARNMPMFGSCWGHQVLAVTFGGQVQCDPAHAEFGTGEVYQTEAGRQDPVFQQLPPRFSVNMGHRDRVVALPPGGIELARNDQPFQAFRLKDRPIYGTQFHSELNARRLRERLTAYRDLYLDVLGAEGFRQAMQAALTSEAHELIYRFLCTYTAHQ; this is translated from the coding sequence ATGCCTGCAACCGTCCGGGTACTCCTGATTCAGGCCCGTCGTCTCCCCGAGATCGAACGACAGGAGCAGCAATGCTTTCTGGAAGGTGGCCGCTTGCGACCGGAGCAGCTCCACTGCGTGAACGTTACGCGTGACAGGCTGCATACCACGCTGCTCAATAAGGTCGATGCTGTGTTGATCGGGGGCGCGAGCGAATTTTCGGCTGTCGAACGATACCCGTGGACCGATAAGCTTCAGGATTTTTTGCAGGAAGCAGCCGCACGTAACATGCCCATGTTTGGCTCTTGCTGGGGCCATCAGGTGCTGGCGGTTACGTTTGGCGGCCAGGTACAGTGCGACCCGGCCCATGCCGAATTCGGCACTGGCGAGGTATATCAGACCGAAGCCGGCCGTCAGGATCCTGTTTTTCAACAGTTGCCACCACGCTTTTCGGTCAACATGGGCCACCGTGACCGCGTGGTCGCGCTACCGCCTGGGGGCATCGAACTGGCCCGTAATGACCAGCCGTTTCAGGCTTTCCGTTTGAAGGATCGTCCCATCTATGGCACGCAATTCCATAGCGAACTCAACGCCCGTCGCCTCCGCGAACGCCTTACCGCCTACCGCGACCTGTACCTCGACGTCCTGGGGGCCGAAGGCTTTCGTCAAGCGATGCAGGCCGCCCTTACCTCTGAAGCCCACGAGCTGATTTACCGTTTCCTGTGCACTTACACTGCCCACCAGTGA
- a CDS encoding carbon-nitrogen hydrolase, whose protein sequence is MAEMLKVGLVQMRCGEDPAHNLARAIEGIREAAAQGARLVCLPELFRTPYFCKQENPRHFHLAEPVPGPTTERLAALAAELQVSILASLFEKRTDGLYHNTLAVLDPQRGYLGKYRKMHIPHDPLFEEKYYFAPGDLGFRVFDTAGVRIGTLICWDQWFPEAARLTALQGAQVLFYPTAIGWLPEEEATERAAQYEAWELVQRAHAITNGCYVVAVNRTGFEAAPPGTSFQGIHFWGQSFVAAPDGTVLARAPVDEEAVLVVSLDLSLIDRFRTTWPFFRDRRIDAYAELTRRFLDDNN, encoded by the coding sequence ATGGCGGAAATGCTAAAAGTTGGCCTTGTCCAGATGCGCTGTGGGGAGGACCCTGCTCATAACCTGGCGCGGGCTATCGAAGGCATCCGAGAGGCAGCCGCGCAGGGCGCCCGGCTTGTCTGCCTGCCGGAGTTATTTCGTACCCCTTACTTTTGCAAGCAGGAAAATCCGCGCCATTTCCACCTGGCCGAACCCGTACCGGGCCCGACTACCGAACGACTGGCAGCCCTGGCTGCCGAATTACAGGTCTCGATTCTGGCCAGCCTCTTCGAAAAGCGCACCGATGGCCTCTATCACAACACGCTGGCTGTGCTCGACCCGCAGCGGGGCTACCTGGGCAAATATCGTAAAATGCACATTCCACATGATCCCCTGTTTGAAGAAAAGTACTACTTCGCACCCGGCGACCTGGGCTTTCGCGTATTCGACACAGCCGGCGTGCGCATCGGCACGCTGATCTGCTGGGACCAGTGGTTCCCTGAAGCAGCTCGGCTGACGGCACTGCAGGGTGCCCAGGTACTCTTTTATCCCACAGCCATTGGCTGGCTTCCCGAAGAGGAAGCAACCGAGCGAGCGGCCCAGTACGAAGCCTGGGAGCTGGTGCAACGCGCCCATGCCATCACAAATGGTTGCTACGTTGTCGCCGTCAACCGAACGGGCTTCGAAGCGGCCCCACCAGGCACGTCGTTTCAGGGCATCCACTTCTGGGGGCAGAGTTTTGTAGCCGCACCGGACGGTACTGTGCTGGCACGTGCCCCGGTTGACGAAGAGGCTGTACTGGTCGTCTCGCTGGACCTGTCGTTGATCGATCGCTTCCGCACCACCTGGCCGTTTTTCAGAGACCGACGTATTGATGCCTATGCCGAACTCACCCGCCGCTTCCTGGACGACAACAACTGA
- a CDS encoding agmatine deiminase family protein: MPNSPAASWTTTTEPTPAAQGFRMPPEWAPHQATWLSWPHNRETWPDELEQVERTMAEVVRLLSTSEAVYINVNDATHEQHVRRLLDRAGVNGPVRFFHIPTDDAWIRDHGALFVIHPRRHRLAATVWGFNSWGEKYPPWDRDAQVARRMAAALSIPAFNGGMILEGGAIDTNGAGTLLTTEQCLLNPNRNPHLSRTAIEQRLRDFLGIHQVLWLGRGLAGDDTDGHIDNLTRFVAEDVVVTMVAQDPQDPNYEVLQENLERLRAFRLPDGRPLQIVALPMPAPLIIAGERVPATYANFYIANRLVLMPAYGNARDETARQLLQRCFPNRPVVPVDCRAIIRGLGALHCLTQQVPAV, translated from the coding sequence ATGCCGAACTCACCCGCCGCTTCCTGGACGACAACAACTGAGCCGACCCCGGCCGCTCAGGGTTTTCGCATGCCACCGGAGTGGGCCCCCCACCAGGCTACCTGGCTTTCCTGGCCCCACAACCGGGAGACGTGGCCTGACGAACTGGAACAGGTCGAACGCACAATGGCCGAAGTCGTGCGCCTGCTCAGCACCAGCGAAGCCGTGTATATCAATGTCAACGACGCTACGCATGAACAACACGTTCGGCGACTGCTTGACAGGGCGGGCGTAAACGGCCCGGTACGTTTTTTTCACATCCCCACCGATGATGCCTGGATTCGCGATCATGGTGCCCTCTTTGTCATACACCCCCGACGACACAGGCTGGCCGCTACTGTCTGGGGATTCAATAGCTGGGGCGAGAAGTATCCCCCCTGGGATCGGGATGCACAGGTAGCCCGCCGTATGGCCGCAGCCCTGAGCATACCGGCCTTTAACGGGGGGATGATCCTTGAAGGAGGGGCTATCGACACGAACGGCGCCGGCACGCTACTGACCACCGAGCAATGCCTGCTCAACCCCAATCGTAATCCACATCTCAGTCGCACAGCCATTGAGCAGCGACTCCGGGATTTTCTGGGCATCCATCAGGTGCTCTGGTTGGGACGCGGCCTGGCAGGAGATGATACCGATGGACACATCGACAACCTGACCCGCTTCGTGGCCGAAGATGTGGTGGTAACCATGGTCGCGCAAGACCCACAGGATCCCAACTACGAAGTGCTTCAGGAAAATCTGGAGCGTCTGCGGGCATTTCGCCTGCCGGACGGCCGCCCGCTTCAGATCGTTGCACTTCCCATGCCCGCTCCCCTGATAATCGCGGGCGAACGTGTACCGGCCACCTATGCCAACTTTTATATCGCCAACCGGCTGGTCCTGATGCCAGCCTACGGCAATGCCCGGGACGAAACGGCCCGCCAACTCCTGCAGCGTTGCTTTCCGAATCGACCCGTAGTACCTGTCGACTGTCGCGCCATTATTCGCGGCCTGGGCGCGCTGCACTGTCTGACGCAACAGGTGCCCGCTGTTTAG